In one Streptomyces sp. NBC_00597 genomic region, the following are encoded:
- a CDS encoding trypsin-like peptidase domain-containing protein, with the protein MPDGRTGGSARAFELLEPLVRAATVRVHAAPDGYAPGGTGPTWGSGFFIAPGWVLTCAHVVGEGGAAVRLVGRELGITFSSGADGATGTVTGRVECVLPERLEERRPARHALWDLPDLALVRVLAPITHACVRLTDRGRPRLDEVAYFGCTEDLGAPEITGRTTRLRGTAGAGAALRLGSDDEIEPGMSGGPVVDLARGEVIGVVKARRHTGGGGIAVSVVQLRTLPLAATGQVGLYRRVMQAHDLYHYDQHLSDLGSSRTWTDVHDELPTGGDPYEGRRRLTPAELTTLCGLLAELPPPRSSEDVRALVEAARGEEPDPGLPAPLSWRDGLGMLHDPPGGTGEAAVMLRYATDVSVADHREPPAPGSDEELWDWVRTTAERLWRPLRRELGERRDQGLAQRDRRRRARADRHPNGHARPPGGLPQGPSVLLEAWAHGWEDVYDWRVSVLYGPAHPGRVTPVDSGVRVTRAGLAEVLRAPLAEAFRRCDTHEAAALLEVAVAPELFGLPVDTWTVAGRVPLGAQRPVVFRYPAGSADTPPDEEDVHRRADRWTRVQAGPVLDERADCARGRPRTPAPEWLDALPDNTVPVHCRAADAEPTRGSLYAVHDAGYGVAVTRRPPADPAADCAPFHRGLREELTEAGRGAPLPVRLQALRARAHGADPDAYWADGMALVWDDPARALPDDEPLQGDL; encoded by the coding sequence ATGCCGGACGGGCGCACGGGCGGCAGTGCGCGCGCCTTCGAGCTCCTCGAACCCCTCGTCCGGGCGGCCACCGTGCGCGTCCACGCGGCCCCGGACGGGTATGCACCCGGTGGGACCGGTCCCACCTGGGGGAGTGGCTTCTTCATCGCCCCGGGCTGGGTCCTGACGTGCGCGCACGTCGTCGGTGAAGGGGGTGCAGCGGTGCGTCTCGTGGGGCGTGAGCTCGGCATCACCTTCTCCTCCGGCGCCGACGGCGCCACCGGAACTGTCACCGGCCGCGTCGAGTGCGTCCTGCCCGAGCGGCTGGAGGAGCGCCGGCCCGCCCGGCACGCCCTGTGGGACCTGCCCGACCTGGCACTGGTCCGGGTCCTCGCACCGATCACGCACGCCTGCGTACGGCTCACCGACCGCGGTAGACCACGCCTCGACGAGGTCGCCTACTTCGGCTGCACCGAGGACCTCGGCGCCCCCGAGATCACCGGCCGCACCACCCGGCTGCGCGGCACCGCCGGCGCAGGCGCCGCCCTGCGCCTGGGCAGCGACGATGAGATCGAGCCGGGCATGTCCGGCGGCCCGGTCGTCGACCTGGCCCGCGGCGAGGTCATCGGCGTCGTCAAGGCCCGCCGGCACACCGGAGGCGGCGGAATCGCCGTCTCCGTCGTGCAGTTACGCACCCTGCCGCTGGCCGCCACCGGCCAGGTCGGGCTCTACCGCCGCGTCATGCAGGCCCACGACCTGTACCACTACGACCAGCACCTGAGCGATCTGGGCAGCAGCCGCACCTGGACCGACGTGCACGACGAACTCCCGACCGGCGGCGACCCGTACGAGGGCCGCAGACGACTCACCCCCGCCGAGCTCACCACCCTGTGCGGGCTGCTCGCCGAACTGCCCCCGCCGCGCTCCTCGGAGGACGTCCGCGCCCTGGTCGAGGCGGCCCGCGGCGAAGAACCGGACCCGGGCCTGCCGGCTCCGCTCAGCTGGCGCGACGGACTCGGCATGCTCCACGACCCGCCGGGCGGCACCGGCGAGGCCGCCGTGATGCTCCGGTACGCGACCGACGTCAGCGTCGCCGACCACCGCGAGCCCCCCGCCCCGGGCTCCGACGAGGAGCTGTGGGACTGGGTGCGGACCACGGCCGAACGGCTCTGGCGGCCCCTGCGCCGCGAGTTGGGCGAGCGGCGCGATCAGGGCCTCGCGCAGCGCGACCGGCGCCGGCGCGCCCGCGCCGACCGGCACCCGAACGGGCACGCCCGGCCGCCCGGCGGGCTGCCCCAGGGGCCTTCGGTGCTGCTGGAGGCGTGGGCGCACGGCTGGGAAGACGTCTACGACTGGCGCGTCTCGGTGCTCTACGGGCCCGCCCACCCGGGCCGGGTGACCCCGGTGGACTCGGGCGTACGGGTCACCCGCGCGGGTCTCGCGGAGGTGCTGCGGGCCCCCCTCGCCGAGGCCTTCCGGCGCTGCGACACCCACGAGGCCGCCGCCCTCCTCGAAGTCGCCGTGGCGCCCGAACTGTTCGGCCTGCCCGTGGACACCTGGACGGTGGCGGGCCGGGTCCCGCTGGGCGCCCAGCGGCCGGTGGTGTTCCGCTACCCGGCCGGTAGCGCAGACACCCCGCCCGACGAGGAGGACGTCCACCGCCGGGCCGACCGCTGGACACGCGTCCAGGCCGGGCCGGTGCTCGACGAACGGGCCGACTGCGCGCGCGGGCGCCCCCGGACCCCGGCGCCGGAATGGCTCGACGCACTGCCCGACAACACCGTGCCCGTGCACTGCCGGGCCGCCGACGCGGAGCCCACCCGCGGCTCCCTGTACGCGGTCCACGACGCCGGATACGGAGTGGCCGTCACCCGGCGGCCCCCGGCCGATCCGGCGGCCGACTGCGCGCCGTTCCACCGCGGGCTGCGCGAGGAGCTGACCGAGGCGGGGCGGGGAGCGCCGCTGCCGGTCCGGCTCCAGGCACTGCGGGCACGCGCGCACGGGGCCGACCCCGACGCGTACTGGGCCGACGGGATGGCCCTCGTATGGGACGACCCGGCCCGCGCGCTGCCCGACGACGAGCCGCTGCAGGGAGACCTGTGA
- the sodN gene encoding superoxide dismutase, Ni, with translation MLSRLFAPKAKVSAHCDLPCGVYDPAQARIEAESVKAVQEKYQANEDADFRARAITIKEQRAELAKHHVSVLWSDYFKPPHFEKYPQLHTLVNDTLKALSAAKASNDPATGQKALELIAEIDRIFWETKAA, from the coding sequence ATGCTTTCCCGCCTCTTCGCCCCCAAGGCGAAGGTCTCCGCCCACTGCGATCTTCCGTGCGGCGTGTACGACCCTGCCCAGGCCCGCATCGAGGCCGAGTCCGTCAAGGCCGTCCAGGAGAAGTACCAGGCCAACGAGGACGCCGACTTCCGCGCGCGCGCCATCACCATCAAGGAGCAGCGCGCCGAGCTCGCCAAGCACCACGTGTCGGTGCTGTGGAGCGACTACTTCAAGCCCCCGCACTTCGAGAAGTACCCGCAGCTGCACACCCTGGTCAACGACACCCTGAAGGCCCTCTCGGCCGCCAAGGCGTCGAACGACCCGGCGACCGGCCAGAAGGCCCTTGAGCTCATCGCCGAGATCGACCGCATCTTCTGGGAGACCAAGGCCGCCTGA
- a CDS encoding DUF6104 family protein, which yields MYFTDRGIEELEKRRGEEEVTFEWLAEQLRTFVDLNPDFEVPVERLATWLARLDDEDDEDE from the coding sequence TTGTACTTCACCGATCGCGGCATCGAGGAGCTGGAGAAGCGGCGCGGCGAGGAGGAGGTCACTTTCGAGTGGCTCGCCGAGCAGCTGCGCACCTTCGTCGACCTGAACCCGGACTTCGAGGTCCCGGTGGAACGCCTGGCCACGTGGCTCGCGCGGCTGGACGACGAGGACGACGAGGACGAATAG
- a CDS encoding CGNR zinc finger domain-containing protein, protein MELAHYSDYAVRLVNTEEPARNKDSLTSVDAVRGLFGTGVQAARRVTDADVTRFRNVRGRLRAVFEAADGGDHVLAVDLLNSLLMEFPVSPQVSGHEYLDDEGHPNWHIHLADHPSNASAGYAAIASFGLAFHLTEHGPDRLGLCQAAPCRNAYLDTSTNRSRRYCSDRCATRANVAAYRARKRLEAEASGQSGRNADTAQDARALSEL, encoded by the coding sequence GTGGAACTGGCCCATTACTCGGACTATGCCGTGCGCCTGGTCAACACCGAGGAGCCGGCCCGCAACAAGGATTCGCTGACCTCGGTGGACGCCGTCCGCGGCCTCTTCGGCACCGGGGTCCAGGCCGCCCGCCGGGTCACCGACGCCGACGTCACCCGCTTCCGCAACGTCCGCGGCCGGCTGCGCGCCGTCTTCGAGGCCGCCGACGGCGGCGACCACGTCCTCGCGGTCGACCTGCTGAACTCCCTGCTCATGGAGTTCCCGGTCAGCCCGCAGGTCTCCGGCCACGAGTACCTCGACGACGAGGGCCACCCGAACTGGCACATCCACCTCGCCGACCACCCCTCGAACGCCTCCGCCGGCTACGCGGCGATCGCGTCCTTCGGCCTGGCCTTCCACCTCACCGAGCACGGCCCCGACCGCCTCGGTCTGTGCCAGGCCGCGCCCTGCCGCAACGCCTACCTCGACACCTCCACCAACCGCTCCCGGCGCTACTGCTCCGACCGCTGCGCCACCCGCGCCAACGTGGCCGCCTACCGGGCCCGCAAACGGCTGGAAGCCGAGGCGTCCGGCCAGAGCGGACGCAACGCCGACACCGCCCAGGACGCCCGCGCCCTCAGCGAACTCTGA
- a CDS encoding class I SAM-dependent methyltransferase — protein MVRTTTDWQVWQESWDRQQEWYMPDREERFRVMLDMVEALVGPAPRVLDLACGTGSITDRVLKRFPESTSTGVDLDPALLTIARGHFDGDGRVTFVTADLKDPDWTSALPYDTYDAVLTATALHWLHSPRLAVLYGQLAPLVRPGGVFMNADHMPDPATPGINAAERAHRHAGMDRARAAGALDWADWWALAAADPVLAEPTKRRFEIYGEHADGDTPDDAWHARTLREAGFSEARTIWRSPSDGLVLGLK, from the coding sequence ATGGTGCGGACCACGACCGACTGGCAGGTCTGGCAGGAGAGCTGGGACCGGCAGCAGGAGTGGTACATGCCCGACCGCGAGGAGCGGTTCCGGGTGATGCTGGACATGGTCGAGGCACTGGTGGGCCCCGCCCCCCGGGTCCTCGACCTGGCGTGCGGTACGGGAAGTATTACGGACCGCGTCCTCAAGCGGTTCCCGGAATCCACCAGCACGGGCGTCGATCTCGACCCGGCGCTGTTGACCATCGCCCGGGGCCACTTCGACGGCGACGGGCGCGTCACCTTCGTCACCGCCGACCTCAAGGACCCCGACTGGACCTCGGCGCTCCCGTACGACACGTACGACGCCGTCCTCACCGCCACCGCCCTGCACTGGCTGCACAGCCCGCGGCTCGCCGTGCTGTACGGGCAGCTCGCCCCGCTGGTGCGCCCCGGCGGGGTCTTCATGAACGCCGACCACATGCCCGACCCGGCGACCCCGGGGATCAACGCCGCCGAGCGCGCCCACCGGCACGCCGGGATGGACCGGGCCCGCGCGGCCGGCGCGCTGGACTGGGCCGACTGGTGGGCCCTCGCGGCCGCCGACCCGGTGCTCGCCGAACCGACGAAGCGCCGCTTCGAGATCTACGGCGAGCACGCCGACGGGGACACCCCCGACGACGCCTGGCACGCCCGGACCCTGCGCGAGGCGGGCTTCTCGGAGGCCCGGACGATCTGGCGCTCGCCCTCCGACGGGCTGGTCCTAGGCCTGAAGTAG
- a CDS encoding amino acid ABC transporter ATP-binding protein: MTTQPMVKAEGVHKSYGAAHILRGIDLEVAPREVFCLVGPSGSGKSTFLRCINHLERINSGRLSVDGQLVGYKQKGDKLYELKDSEVAAQRREIGMVFQRFNLFPHMTAIENVMEAPVMVKGESKAVARERAVRLLDRVGLGDKGGNYPTQLSGGQQQRVAIARALAMEPKLMLFDEPTSALDPELVGDVLDVMRDLAESGMTMIVVTHEMGFAREVGDNLVFMDGGVVVESGHPREVLGNPQHDRTKAFLSKVL; the protein is encoded by the coding sequence ATGACCACTCAGCCGATGGTCAAGGCCGAGGGCGTCCACAAGTCGTACGGCGCCGCCCACATCCTCCGGGGCATCGACCTTGAGGTCGCCCCGCGCGAGGTCTTCTGCCTGGTCGGCCCGTCCGGCTCCGGCAAGTCGACCTTCCTGCGGTGCATCAACCACCTGGAGCGCATCAACTCCGGGCGGCTCTCGGTGGACGGCCAGCTGGTCGGGTACAAGCAGAAGGGCGACAAGCTCTACGAGCTGAAGGACAGCGAGGTCGCGGCCCAGCGCCGCGAGATCGGCATGGTCTTCCAGCGCTTCAACCTCTTCCCGCACATGACGGCCATCGAGAACGTCATGGAAGCCCCGGTCATGGTCAAGGGCGAGAGCAAGGCCGTGGCGCGCGAGCGCGCGGTCCGCCTCCTCGACCGCGTGGGCCTGGGGGACAAGGGCGGGAACTACCCCACACAGCTCTCCGGCGGCCAGCAGCAGCGTGTGGCGATCGCCCGCGCGCTGGCCATGGAGCCGAAGCTGATGCTCTTCGACGAGCCCACCTCGGCGCTCGACCCGGAGCTCGTCGGCGACGTCCTCGACGTCATGCGGGACCTGGCCGAGTCGGGCATGACCATGATCGTGGTGACCCACGAGATGGGCTTCGCCCGCGAGGTCGGCGACAACCTCGTCTTCATGGACGGCGGCGTCGTGGTCGAGTCCGGCCACCCGCGCGAGGTGCTGGGCAACCCCCAGCACGACCGGACGAAGGCGTTCCTGTCCAAGGTGCTGTAA
- a CDS encoding MoxR family ATPase, producing the protein MNEEWLIYRGVGEPHDGIGALPDPPPWRDFDGGPVGEPGGPADTADGNVARRLGAHRQAAELHRPEPEELEAINAALYLRRPLLVTGYPGTGKSTLAHAVAHELKLGRVLRWPVVSRTVLQEGLYRYDAIARLQDVQIAASGGAPGGAPGTAGQAPGIGKYIRLGPLGTALLPTERPRVLLIDELDKSDIDLPNDLLNVLEEGEFALPELERVADTEPEVQVLTDDGAKVTVRGGRVRCRAFPFIILTSNGERDFPAALLRRCIQLKLGQPGEKRLATMVRAHLGEEAAQLGADLIREFLSRSQSELVAADQLLNAIYLTHYAAPPTREDLADLLIQRLDRPR; encoded by the coding sequence GTGAACGAGGAATGGCTCATCTACCGGGGGGTCGGCGAGCCCCACGACGGGATCGGGGCCCTGCCCGATCCGCCGCCGTGGCGGGACTTCGACGGAGGTCCCGTCGGCGAACCCGGGGGACCGGCGGACACCGCCGACGGTAACGTCGCGCGGCGCCTCGGCGCGCACCGGCAGGCCGCCGAACTGCACCGGCCCGAGCCCGAGGAACTGGAAGCCATCAACGCGGCCCTGTACCTGCGCCGGCCGCTGCTCGTGACCGGCTACCCCGGAACCGGGAAGTCCACCCTCGCGCACGCCGTCGCGCACGAGCTGAAACTCGGCCGGGTACTGCGCTGGCCCGTCGTCTCGCGGACCGTGCTCCAAGAAGGCCTGTACCGCTACGACGCCATCGCCCGGCTCCAGGACGTGCAGATCGCCGCGAGCGGCGGCGCCCCCGGCGGAGCGCCCGGCACCGCCGGCCAGGCCCCCGGCATCGGCAAGTACATCCGGCTCGGACCGCTGGGGACGGCCCTGCTGCCCACCGAACGGCCCCGCGTCCTGCTCATCGACGAGCTCGACAAGAGCGACATCGACCTGCCCAACGACCTCCTGAACGTCCTGGAAGAGGGCGAGTTCGCGCTGCCCGAACTGGAAAGGGTCGCCGACACCGAACCCGAGGTGCAGGTGCTCACCGACGACGGGGCCAAGGTCACCGTCCGGGGCGGCCGGGTCCGCTGCCGGGCCTTCCCCTTCATCATCCTGACCAGCAACGGCGAACGGGACTTCCCGGCCGCCCTGCTGCGCCGCTGCATCCAGCTCAAGCTCGGCCAGCCCGGCGAGAAACGCCTCGCCACCATGGTCCGCGCACACCTCGGCGAAGAGGCCGCCCAGCTCGGCGCCGACCTGATCCGCGAGTTCCTCAGCCGCTCCCAGTCCGAACTCGTCGCAGCCGACCAGCTACTGAACGCCATCTACCTCACCCACTACGCCGCCCCACCCACCCGGGAGGACCTCGCCGACCTGCTCATCCAGCGCCTCGACCGCCCGAGGTGA
- a CDS encoding SAV_2336 N-terminal domain-related protein has protein sequence MSPDRPPVPAALRDLAALLRAAGLDPTAEELADALWLAGRIGPPGPAAPDRGLTAQPRKPRTAGGTPPPEEDPVRPEPEPEDPVRLYASRVLGAVTEEAAEFPAGAGVPVRVPGAAALPRILEIQRALRALQRHRPPGPPTRLVLDEPATAEASARALGLVIPVLRPETRREATVRLVMDASPSMAVWHDMFEELRSVCERLGAFRDVQVHYLHRLADGRAAVGRGPGAGTRLRSGDQLRDPTGRALTMVVSDCAGPLWREGEAQRLLHRWAECTPCVVVQPLPQRLWSRSWLPTERGTLTRAEGNAGRLRFRPDRPARPGRPTGGLTVPVLPPSATALGAWARLVAGLGTGPVSAEVGRVLVDHPAAPLPPPRAVRPPRELVRRFRASASPRAVQLAVYLSAAPLTLPVMRLVQRTMLPDSEPSDLAEVLLSGLLRRGQAAGQWYEFVPGVQDVLLGPLGRDEAALVLKHCSEYVLAHFGRGVRNFPALAVSQLTGAPVVEEDGEERVPAGRLPQAFAEVSARVVRRYLPGPPAGDPAAAEPVAPPPGRAWALRTARDRLAAQDRQGGDGGQRGLYEAAAVLRRAVAVPAGPEDLPGEAECELAAVLLRLWAGQRDPELLAEAERAVSGLAAPPARAVLGRVLYERALAAEPDAELLAAAEREFAAVAGVPDPDMDPRLRLDCVVRRAQTLVRLGELREDTGALREARSALEAVADDPSCDPAVRPALGRVLLALLPRNLDPQERTALAGQAAEHLAAGLAAEPSGAAAARVRVELATALRYLPGRLEEAARQLDLALAEATGDPELRLAALVCLARVHRARSGRDADPAALEDAAEAYGRARRLIPRDGEAYGELLPEWGDVLLDRARAADGRRFTSTAVRVLRDSRAAVPQSDPRSAQRLVRLAEGLRLRHAYEGDVVDLREAEYLLELAVRQGRSPLEQARAWREHGDVQQEIHAHTRALDRLDRAADSYRRAWRAALAADREERRDVAVELAARVQEMRGEVLERLARPRAALDAYRSAVELWTRLGEPAAERREALRSRVRTLEAGL, from the coding sequence GTGTCCCCCGACCGGCCACCCGTCCCCGCCGCCCTGCGCGACCTCGCCGCCCTGCTGCGCGCCGCCGGGCTCGACCCCACCGCCGAGGAACTCGCCGACGCGCTGTGGCTGGCCGGGCGGATCGGCCCGCCCGGCCCCGCCGCCCCGGACCGGGGCCTGACGGCACAGCCCCGGAAGCCGCGGACCGCGGGCGGGACGCCGCCGCCCGAGGAGGATCCCGTACGGCCCGAACCCGAGCCCGAGGACCCGGTCCGGCTCTACGCCTCCCGGGTGCTGGGCGCCGTGACCGAGGAGGCGGCCGAGTTCCCCGCGGGCGCCGGCGTGCCCGTACGGGTGCCCGGAGCGGCCGCCCTGCCCCGCATCCTGGAGATCCAGCGGGCCCTGCGCGCCCTCCAGCGGCACCGCCCGCCCGGCCCGCCCACCCGCCTGGTCCTCGACGAGCCCGCCACCGCCGAGGCCAGCGCCCGCGCCCTCGGGCTGGTCATCCCCGTACTGCGGCCCGAAACGCGGCGCGAGGCGACCGTGCGGCTGGTGATGGACGCCTCCCCGTCGATGGCCGTCTGGCACGACATGTTCGAGGAACTGCGGTCCGTGTGCGAGCGCCTCGGCGCGTTCCGGGACGTGCAGGTGCACTACCTGCACCGGCTCGCCGACGGCCGGGCCGCCGTCGGCCGCGGACCCGGCGCCGGCACCCGGCTGCGCTCCGGGGACCAGCTGCGCGACCCGACCGGGCGGGCGCTGACCATGGTCGTCTCCGACTGCGCCGGGCCGCTCTGGCGCGAGGGCGAGGCCCAGCGGCTGCTGCACCGGTGGGCCGAGTGCACCCCCTGCGTCGTCGTCCAGCCGCTGCCGCAGCGGCTGTGGAGCCGCAGCTGGCTGCCGACCGAGCGGGGCACCCTCACCCGCGCCGAGGGCAACGCCGGCCGGTTGCGCTTCCGGCCCGACCGGCCGGCCCGCCCCGGGCGGCCCACCGGCGGGCTTACCGTCCCCGTCCTGCCGCCCAGCGCCACCGCGCTCGGCGCCTGGGCCCGCCTCGTCGCCGGGCTCGGCACCGGGCCCGTGTCCGCCGAGGTGGGCCGGGTGCTCGTCGACCACCCCGCCGCGCCCCTCCCGCCGCCGCGCGCCGTCCGCCCGCCGCGCGAACTGGTGCGCCGCTTCCGCGCCTCCGCGTCACCGCGCGCCGTACAGCTCGCCGTGTACCTGTCGGCGGCGCCGCTGACGCTCCCCGTGATGCGACTGGTGCAGCGCACGATGCTGCCGGACTCGGAGCCCTCGGACCTGGCGGAGGTGCTGCTCAGCGGGCTGCTGCGGCGCGGCCAGGCCGCCGGGCAGTGGTACGAGTTCGTGCCCGGCGTCCAGGACGTCCTGCTGGGGCCGCTCGGCCGGGACGAGGCCGCGCTGGTGCTCAAGCACTGCTCGGAATACGTGCTCGCGCACTTCGGGCGGGGCGTACGCAACTTCCCCGCGCTGGCCGTCTCCCAGCTGACCGGCGCCCCGGTGGTCGAGGAGGACGGTGAGGAGCGGGTCCCCGCGGGCCGGCTCCCACAGGCCTTCGCCGAGGTCTCGGCACGCGTCGTGCGGCGCTACCTGCCCGGGCCGCCCGCCGGGGACCCGGCCGCCGCCGAACCCGTGGCGCCCCCGCCCGGGCGGGCCTGGGCGCTGCGCACGGCCCGCGACCGGCTCGCCGCGCAGGACCGTCAGGGGGGCGACGGCGGCCAGCGCGGACTGTACGAGGCCGCCGCCGTCCTGCGCCGCGCGGTGGCCGTACCCGCCGGACCCGAGGACCTGCCGGGCGAGGCGGAGTGCGAGCTGGCCGCGGTGCTGCTGCGCCTGTGGGCCGGCCAGCGGGACCCGGAACTGCTGGCGGAGGCCGAGCGGGCGGTGAGCGGGCTCGCCGCCCCGCCGGCCCGGGCCGTACTGGGCCGGGTGCTGTACGAGCGGGCCCTGGCGGCCGAGCCCGACGCGGAGCTGCTGGCCGCGGCGGAACGGGAGTTCGCGGCGGTCGCCGGAGTCCCCGACCCGGACATGGACCCGCGGCTGCGGCTGGACTGCGTGGTGCGGCGGGCCCAGACCCTGGTCCGCCTCGGCGAGCTCCGCGAGGACACGGGCGCGCTGCGCGAGGCGCGCTCCGCACTGGAGGCGGTGGCCGACGACCCGTCCTGCGACCCGGCGGTGCGGCCCGCCCTCGGCCGGGTCCTGCTCGCGCTGCTGCCCCGCAACCTCGACCCGCAGGAGCGCACGGCCCTGGCCGGTCAGGCCGCCGAGCACCTGGCGGCCGGGCTGGCCGCCGAGCCGTCGGGAGCGGCGGCCGCCCGCGTGCGGGTGGAGCTGGCCACGGCCCTGCGGTACCTGCCCGGGCGGCTGGAGGAGGCGGCCAGGCAGTTGGACCTGGCCCTGGCGGAAGCCACCGGCGACCCGGAGCTCAGGCTGGCCGCCCTGGTGTGCCTGGCCCGGGTGCACCGGGCCCGGTCCGGGCGGGACGCGGACCCGGCGGCCCTGGAGGACGCGGCCGAGGCGTACGGCAGGGCCCGCCGGCTGATCCCCCGCGACGGGGAGGCGTACGGGGAGCTGCTGCCCGAGTGGGGCGACGTACTCCTGGACCGGGCGCGGGCCGCCGACGGGCGGCGGTTCACCTCGACGGCCGTACGGGTGCTGCGCGACAGCCGGGCGGCGGTCCCGCAGTCCGACCCGCGCTCCGCGCAGCGGCTGGTGCGGCTCGCGGAGGGGCTGCGGCTGCGGCACGCGTACGAAGGGGACGTGGTGGACCTGAGGGAGGCGGAGTACCTGCTGGAGCTGGCCGTCCGGCAGGGCCGCAGCCCGCTGGAGCAGGCCCGCGCCTGGCGGGAGCACGGCGACGTCCAGCAGGAGATCCACGCGCACACCCGGGCGCTGGACCGGCTCGACCGGGCGGCGGACTCCTACCGGCGGGCGTGGCGGGCCGCGCTGGCCGCCGACCGCGAGGAGCGGCGGGACGTGGCGGTGGAACTGGCGGCGCGGGTGCAGGAGATGCGGGGTGAGGTGCTCGAACGCCTGGCGCGGCCCCGGGCGGCGCTGGACGCCTACCGCTCGGCCGTGGAGCTGTGGACGCGGCTCGGGGAGCCGGCCGCGGAGCGGCGGGAGGCCCTGCGGTCCCGGGTCCGCACCCTGGAGGCGGGGCTGTGA
- the sodX gene encoding nickel-type superoxide dismutase maturation protease gives MAERRHSRMAFEVLEVAGPSMVPTLLHGDRLVVRYGAAVRPGDVVVLRHPFQQDLLVVKRAVERRPGGWWVLGDNPYNETGDSTDYGTVPEELVLATAVLRFRPRAADQSSLRARASWAVSALRPLWPDASASSRLRAR, from the coding sequence ATGGCGGAGAGGAGGCACTCGCGGATGGCGTTCGAGGTGCTGGAGGTGGCGGGGCCCTCGATGGTGCCGACGCTGCTGCACGGGGACCGGCTGGTGGTCCGGTACGGGGCCGCCGTGCGCCCGGGTGACGTGGTGGTGCTGCGGCACCCCTTCCAGCAGGACCTGCTGGTGGTCAAGCGGGCGGTGGAGCGGCGGCCGGGCGGCTGGTGGGTGCTCGGGGACAACCCGTACAACGAGACCGGCGACAGCACCGACTACGGCACGGTGCCCGAGGAGCTGGTGCTGGCGACGGCGGTGCTGCGGTTCAGGCCGCGCGCGGCGGATCAGAGTTCGCTGAGGGCGCGGGCGTCCTGGGCGGTGTCGGCGTTGCGTCCGCTCTGGCCGGACGCCTCGGCTTCCAGCCGTTTGCGGGCCCGGTAG
- the fxsA gene encoding FxSxx-COOH cyclophane-containing RiPP peptide, whose protein sequence is MVTRQQEAETGGSATPGPCSGQLPDLSGFDLAALRGIDHPVLARVIEGMVERVTHPAEILNAFDSGVA, encoded by the coding sequence ATGGTGACTCGGCAGCAGGAAGCGGAAACGGGGGGCTCCGCGACACCCGGGCCCTGTTCCGGGCAGTTACCGGACCTCTCCGGGTTCGATCTGGCCGCTCTGCGCGGGATCGACCATCCCGTGCTCGCCCGGGTCATCGAAGGCATGGTGGAGCGGGTCACCCATCCCGCCGAGATCCTCAACGCCTTCGACTCGGGCGTGGCCTGA